In Methylococcus geothermalis, one genomic interval encodes:
- the ileS gene encoding isoleucine--tRNA ligase codes for MDYKSTLNLPQTPFPMKANLAQREPEQLERWRTLDLYKKVRSQRAGRDRFVLHDGPPYANGEIHIGHAVNKILKDFIVKSRTLSGFDAPYVPGWDCHGLPIELMVEKKIGKAGHKVSPAEFRKACREYAAAQVDIQRREFIRLGVLGDWENPYLTMDFRFEANIVRALGRISARGHLVKGAKPVHWCIDCGSALAEAEVEYENKHSPAIDVRFAVIDEFGLMARFHTADGALGEGPLSVVIWTTTPWTLPANQAVALNPELDYVVVQRADVKERLVLADALMKDVMLRCGAEDYRVIGYCKGAELEGVQLRHPFYDRSVPLILGDHVTLDAGTGAVHTAPGHGQEDYAVGQRYGLAVDNPVGDDGRFLPNTELFAGEHVLNANGHVVEVLKERGALLHEARIEHSYPHCWRHKTPVIFRATPQWFIAMDKGELRRQALEAIGQVQWVPDWGQARIEAMVGNRPDWCISRQRTWGVPIPLFVHKETGALHPDTGRLIEEVAQKIETRGIDAWFELDPAELLGAEAERYSKIGDTLDVWFDSGVTHHAVLAQNPALAFPADLYLEGSDQHRGWFQSSLLTSVAMRGQAPYKAVLTHGFTVDAEGKKMSKSRGNVVAPQKVMQTLGADVLRLWVAATDYRGEMTVSDEILKRISDVYRRLRNTARYLLANLDGFDPARHLVKPEDMLALDRWAVDRALAIQQDVIEAYETYQFHTIFQKTHHFCSVDLGSFYLDVLKDRQYTCKTDSLPRRSGQTAMYHIAEAMVRWLSPILSFTAEEIWRHLPGQREESVFLSTWYDGLFALDTDSRFDRPFWEQLLKIREAVGKELEILRVRGDIGSSLDAEVELFCDAELFQKLSGAGDELRFVLLTSYASVKPAAEPGTVTLPTEVPGLELRLTASDKPKCVRCWHHRHDVGSNPDHPELCGRCVENVAGAGESRSFG; via the coding sequence ATGGATTACAAAAGCACGCTGAACCTCCCCCAGACGCCATTCCCCATGAAAGCCAATCTGGCGCAGCGGGAACCCGAGCAGCTTGAACGCTGGCGCACGCTGGACCTTTATAAGAAGGTGCGGTCCCAGCGTGCCGGCCGGGACAGGTTCGTCCTTCACGACGGCCCGCCCTACGCCAATGGCGAAATCCACATCGGCCACGCGGTCAACAAGATCCTCAAGGACTTCATCGTCAAGAGCAGGACCTTGAGCGGCTTCGACGCCCCCTATGTGCCGGGCTGGGACTGCCACGGCCTGCCCATCGAGCTGATGGTCGAGAAGAAGATCGGCAAGGCCGGCCACAAGGTCAGCCCCGCCGAGTTCCGCAAGGCCTGCCGGGAATACGCTGCCGCCCAGGTCGATATCCAGCGCCGCGAATTCATCCGGCTCGGCGTGCTGGGCGACTGGGAAAATCCGTACCTGACCATGGATTTCCGCTTCGAGGCGAACATCGTCCGGGCGCTCGGGAGGATTTCCGCGCGCGGCCATCTGGTCAAGGGTGCCAAACCGGTACACTGGTGCATCGACTGCGGCTCGGCCCTGGCCGAAGCCGAGGTGGAATACGAGAACAAGCACTCGCCGGCGATCGACGTGCGTTTCGCCGTGATCGACGAATTCGGCCTGATGGCGCGGTTCCATACCGCCGACGGCGCGCTCGGCGAAGGTCCCCTGTCGGTCGTGATCTGGACCACCACGCCCTGGACCCTGCCCGCCAACCAGGCCGTGGCGCTCAACCCGGAACTGGACTACGTCGTCGTCCAGCGCGCCGACGTCAAGGAACGGCTGGTGCTCGCCGATGCCCTGATGAAGGACGTGATGCTGCGCTGCGGCGCGGAGGATTACCGCGTCATCGGCTACTGCAAGGGTGCCGAGCTGGAAGGCGTGCAACTCCGGCATCCGTTCTACGACCGCAGCGTCCCGCTGATCCTGGGCGACCACGTCACCCTGGACGCCGGCACCGGTGCGGTCCACACCGCCCCCGGCCACGGCCAGGAAGACTACGCCGTCGGCCAGCGCTATGGCCTGGCCGTGGACAACCCGGTCGGCGACGACGGCCGCTTCCTCCCGAACACCGAGCTGTTCGCCGGCGAACACGTGCTGAACGCCAACGGCCACGTGGTCGAAGTGCTCAAGGAGCGAGGCGCCCTGCTGCACGAGGCGCGGATCGAGCACAGCTACCCGCATTGCTGGCGCCACAAGACGCCGGTCATCTTTCGCGCCACGCCGCAGTGGTTCATCGCCATGGACAAGGGCGAGCTGCGCCGCCAGGCCCTGGAGGCCATCGGCCAGGTGCAATGGGTGCCGGACTGGGGTCAGGCCCGCATCGAGGCCATGGTCGGCAACCGCCCGGACTGGTGCATCTCGCGCCAGCGCACCTGGGGCGTGCCGATCCCGCTGTTCGTCCACAAGGAAACCGGCGCGCTGCATCCGGACACCGGCCGACTGATCGAAGAGGTCGCCCAGAAGATCGAAACCCGCGGCATCGACGCCTGGTTCGAGCTGGACCCGGCCGAACTGCTGGGCGCGGAAGCGGAACGGTACAGCAAGATCGGCGACACCCTGGACGTCTGGTTCGACTCCGGCGTCACCCACCATGCGGTGCTGGCGCAGAACCCCGCACTGGCCTTCCCCGCCGATCTCTATCTGGAAGGCTCGGACCAGCATCGCGGCTGGTTCCAGTCCTCGCTCTTGACCTCGGTCGCGATGCGCGGCCAGGCGCCCTACAAGGCGGTGCTGACCCACGGCTTCACGGTGGATGCCGAAGGCAAGAAGATGTCGAAGTCGCGCGGCAACGTGGTGGCACCTCAGAAAGTCATGCAAACCCTGGGCGCCGACGTGCTGCGACTGTGGGTGGCGGCGACCGACTACCGCGGCGAGATGACGGTATCCGACGAGATCCTCAAGCGCATCTCGGACGTCTACCGCCGTCTGCGCAACACCGCCCGCTACCTGCTGGCCAATCTCGACGGCTTCGACCCGGCCCGGCATCTCGTCAAGCCGGAAGACATGCTGGCGCTGGACCGCTGGGCGGTGGACCGCGCCCTGGCAATCCAGCAGGACGTGATCGAAGCCTACGAGACTTACCAGTTCCATACCATCTTCCAGAAGACCCACCATTTCTGCTCGGTGGACCTGGGCAGCTTCTACCTGGACGTGCTCAAGGACCGGCAGTACACCTGCAAGACCGACAGCCTGCCGCGCCGCTCCGGCCAGACCGCGATGTACCACATCGCCGAAGCCATGGTGCGCTGGCTCAGCCCCATCCTGAGCTTCACCGCCGAGGAAATCTGGCGACACCTGCCCGGCCAACGCGAGGAGTCGGTGTTCCTGTCGACCTGGTACGACGGCCTGTTCGCGCTGGATACGGACAGCCGCTTCGATCGGCCATTCTGGGAGCAGCTCTTGAAGATCCGCGAGGCCGTCGGCAAGGAGCTGGAAATCCTGCGGGTCCGGGGCGACATCGGCTCCTCGCTGGACGCCGAGGTCGAGCTGTTCTGCGATGCCGAACTGTTCCAGAAACTGAGCGGCGCAGGTGACGAGCTGCGCTTCGTGCTGCTGACCTCCTATGCGTCGGTCAAACCGGCGGCAGAACCCGGCACCGTCACCCTGCCGACCGAAGTCCCCGGCCTGGAATTGCGGCTCACCGCCTCCGACAAGCCCAAGTGCGTGCGCTGCTGGCACCACCGCCACGACGTCGGCTCGAACCCGGACCACCCGGAACTGTGCGGCCGCTGCGTGGAGAACGTCGCCGGCGCCGGCGAATCCCGCTCGTTCGGCTGA
- the lspA gene encoding signal peptidase II, which yields MLKWLWLSVLVFAIDQLSKQIVDASMRLYETIPLLPVFQLTYLRNQGAAFSFLSQAGGWQRWFFIALSVGATVLITYWLKHLDRRKTWEAAAWALVLGGAVGNLSDRVVYGYVIDFLDVFYGDWHWPAFNVADSAITIGIGMLLIDSFRGRVNAPISSGR from the coding sequence ATGTTGAAATGGCTTTGGCTGTCGGTGCTGGTCTTCGCCATCGACCAGCTCAGCAAGCAGATCGTCGACGCCTCGATGCGGCTGTACGAGACGATTCCGCTGCTGCCGGTGTTCCAGCTCACCTACCTGCGCAACCAGGGCGCGGCGTTCAGCTTCCTGAGCCAGGCCGGCGGCTGGCAGCGCTGGTTCTTCATCGCGCTGTCGGTTGGCGCCACGGTGCTGATCACGTACTGGCTCAAGCACCTGGACCGGCGGAAAACCTGGGAAGCCGCCGCCTGGGCGCTGGTGCTGGGCGGCGCGGTCGGCAACCTGTCGGACCGGGTCGTCTACGGCTACGTCATCGACTTTCTCGACGTGTTCTACGGCGACTGGCACTGGCCGGCGTTCAACGTGGCCGACTCGGCCATCACCATCGGCATCGGCATGCTGCTGATCGATTCGTTCCGGGGCCGCGTGAACGCCCCAATCTCAAGTGGACGCTAA
- a CDS encoding TetR/AcrR family transcriptional regulator → MNTVRVSKRESILLAAKRMFLLHGYAGASMEAIAEAAPVSKATLYSHFEGKQDLFAAVISLQCEALLNTLAKAQTEVRDPVAALTAIARAFVDLVYSEEALTLYRVIIGEQQLFPELGARVYRTGPEPVLRKLSAYLEELSAQRVLAIADVGVSARLFLGMLKGDEHFRCLLGQKEGLGEDEKTSLVGAAVDLFLRGHGYGESLARE, encoded by the coding sequence ATGAACACCGTCCGAGTTTCCAAACGCGAGAGCATCCTGCTGGCAGCCAAGCGAATGTTCCTCCTGCATGGCTACGCCGGCGCCAGCATGGAGGCCATCGCCGAAGCGGCGCCCGTGTCCAAGGCCACCTTGTACAGCCATTTCGAGGGCAAGCAGGATCTGTTCGCCGCGGTGATTTCGCTGCAATGCGAGGCCCTGCTGAACACCTTGGCCAAGGCGCAGACCGAGGTGCGCGATCCGGTCGCGGCGCTGACCGCCATTGCGCGCGCCTTCGTGGATCTGGTTTATTCCGAAGAAGCCTTGACGCTTTACCGGGTGATCATCGGCGAGCAGCAACTCTTCCCCGAACTGGGCGCCCGCGTGTACCGGACCGGCCCCGAGCCGGTGCTCCGGAAGCTGTCGGCCTATCTCGAGGAACTGTCGGCCCAGCGAGTCCTGGCGATTGCGGATGTCGGCGTGTCGGCCCGGCTGTTTCTGGGGATGCTGAAAGGCGACGAGCACTTCCGCTGCCTGCTCGGCCAGAAGGAAGGTCTCGGCGAAGACGAAAAAACGTCACTGGTCGGCGCGGCCGTCGATCTGTTTCTGCGGGGACACGGCTATGGGGAATCGCTTGCACGCGAATGA
- a CDS encoding HlyD family secretion protein, translating into MRLPTSPRHLLLLVGLASLSTGGAAYWLEAIHPYETTDNAYIKAHLILLSSKETGYVKEVLFRDNQRVKKGDVLAVIDDHEFKARVAEASAEVAATAARITALESEKRTQAARVREEDANIASASADHERSIRDLKRLDRLAEAGAASAQSLDTAEASYKQAKALLDKNRSARDQAEIRLIALDALIAETRAQLQQAQARLELAQIDLEHTRILAPIDGTVGNRSVQIGQLLQPGSVLAYLIPADGVFVEANFKETQIEHMRIGQAASVVVDAYPAAPFEAVVDSLAPASGSEFSILPPENATGNFTKIVRRVPVKLTFAAGADLSLLKPGLSVQVRIKVH; encoded by the coding sequence ATGCGACTGCCCACCTCCCCGCGACATCTGCTCCTCCTCGTCGGCCTGGCGTCCCTGAGTACGGGCGGCGCAGCCTACTGGCTCGAGGCCATTCACCCGTATGAGACCACCGATAACGCTTACATCAAGGCCCACCTCATCCTGCTCAGTTCCAAGGAAACGGGCTACGTGAAAGAGGTGTTGTTCCGGGACAATCAGCGGGTGAAGAAAGGGGACGTGCTGGCGGTGATAGACGATCACGAATTCAAGGCGCGCGTGGCCGAAGCCAGCGCCGAGGTGGCGGCGACGGCGGCGCGCATCACCGCACTGGAATCCGAGAAGCGGACCCAGGCGGCCAGGGTCCGCGAAGAGGACGCCAATATCGCCTCGGCTTCAGCCGACCATGAACGGTCGATACGCGACCTGAAACGGCTCGACCGCCTGGCCGAAGCCGGCGCGGCCTCGGCCCAGTCGCTGGACACCGCGGAAGCCTCCTACAAACAGGCCAAGGCGTTGCTGGACAAGAACCGGTCCGCGCGGGATCAGGCCGAAATCCGCCTGATCGCCCTGGACGCGTTGATCGCCGAAACCCGGGCCCAGCTGCAGCAGGCCCAGGCCCGGCTGGAATTGGCCCAGATCGACCTGGAGCATACCCGCATCCTCGCCCCCATCGACGGCACGGTAGGAAATCGCAGCGTCCAGATCGGGCAACTGCTCCAGCCCGGTAGCGTGCTGGCCTATCTCATCCCGGCGGACGGAGTGTTCGTCGAGGCCAATTTCAAGGAAACCCAGATCGAACACATGCGGATCGGCCAGGCGGCGAGCGTCGTCGTCGACGCCTATCCCGCCGCGCCGTTCGAGGCGGTGGTGGACAGCCTGGCGCCGGCCAGCGGATCGGAATTCAGCATCCTTCCGCCGGAGAACGCCACCGGCAATTTCACCAAGATCGTCCGCCGGGTTCCGGTCAAGCTGACCTTCGCCGCCGGCGCCGACCTCAGTCTCCTCAAACCCGGCCTGTCGGTGCAGGTAAGAATCAAAGTGCACTGA
- the cgtA gene encoding Obg family GTPase CgtA, with product MKFVDEAEIRVDAGDGGNGCISFRREKYIPFGGPDGGDGGDGGSVYLVASNNLNTLADFRFHSRFRAQRGENGSGNNCTGRSGEDCVIQVPVGTIVSDADTGEHLGDLTRPDQRLLVAQGGFHGIGNTRFKSSTNRAPRRATPGTPGEHRTLHLELKLIADVGLLGMPNAGKSSLIRAVSAARPKVADYPFTTLYPNLGVVRVGDQRSFVMADIPGLIEGAAEGAGLGVQFLKHLARTHLLLHLVDVEPYESGLDPVAAARKVIAELCKWGHGLEEKPRWLVLNKIDRLAPEAMENRCREIIDGLHWTDPVYRISAMKGEGLDRLTHDIMQFLERERSLDAEQE from the coding sequence ATGAAATTCGTTGACGAAGCCGAAATTCGCGTGGACGCCGGAGATGGCGGAAACGGCTGCATCAGTTTCCGGCGCGAGAAATACATCCCGTTCGGCGGCCCGGACGGGGGCGATGGGGGCGACGGGGGCAGCGTGTATCTGGTTGCGTCGAACAACCTCAACACGCTCGCCGACTTCCGCTTCCACTCCCGCTTCCGCGCCCAGCGCGGCGAGAACGGCTCCGGCAACAATTGCACCGGGAGGAGCGGAGAGGACTGCGTCATTCAGGTCCCCGTCGGCACCATCGTTTCGGACGCGGACACCGGCGAGCACCTCGGCGATCTGACCCGGCCCGATCAACGCCTGCTGGTTGCCCAGGGCGGCTTTCACGGCATAGGCAACACCCGCTTCAAAAGCAGCACCAACCGGGCGCCGCGGCGCGCCACGCCAGGAACGCCGGGGGAACACCGCACCCTGCATCTGGAACTCAAGCTGATCGCCGACGTCGGCCTGCTCGGCATGCCCAATGCCGGCAAATCGAGTCTGATCCGCGCCGTCTCCGCCGCCCGCCCCAAGGTCGCCGACTATCCATTCACGACGCTATACCCCAACCTGGGCGTGGTGCGCGTCGGCGATCAACGCAGCTTCGTGATGGCCGATATTCCCGGTCTCATCGAAGGCGCCGCGGAAGGCGCCGGACTCGGCGTGCAATTTCTCAAACACTTGGCGAGAACCCACCTCCTTCTTCATCTGGTCGATGTCGAGCCCTATGAAAGCGGCCTGGATCCCGTCGCCGCGGCGCGCAAGGTCATCGCGGAGCTGTGCAAATGGGGACACGGACTGGAAGAGAAGCCGCGCTGGCTGGTTCTGAACAAGATCGACCGGTTGGCCCCCGAAGCCATGGAAAACCGCTGCCGGGAAATCATCGACGGCCTGCACTGGACAGATCCTGTTTACCGGATTTCCGCCATGAAGGGCGAGGGCCTCGACCGCCTGACCCACGACATCATGCAATTCCTCGAACGGGAACGGAGCCTCGATGCAGAGCAGGAGTGA
- the ribF gene encoding bifunctional riboflavin kinase/FAD synthetase, with translation MRVIHGVSGTTCPSACVASIGNFDGVHLGHQTLVRRLAEEGRRLGLPVAIVLFEPQPREFFDPDQSPPRLMRLSEKLSRLADLPVDWVLLLRFDEKLANLAPEDFVRRILVERLHVRHLIVGDDFRFGRGRAGDHELLCRLGRLHGFTVSDTESVTVDGFRVSSTRVREALWRGDMAGAARLLGRPYALRGRVVHGDQLGRRLGFPTANIELRRENIPVQGVFAVTMSGISAEAWPGVANIGIRPTVSGSRKAMLETHLFDFTGDLYGRRVEVHLHHKLRDEMRFADIEDLKEQIARDAAAARGHFAAG, from the coding sequence ATGCGCGTCATTCACGGCGTCTCCGGCACGACATGTCCTTCCGCCTGCGTCGCCAGTATCGGCAACTTCGACGGCGTCCACCTGGGACACCAGACGCTGGTCCGGCGGCTGGCCGAAGAAGGGCGCCGTCTCGGCCTGCCGGTCGCCATCGTCCTGTTCGAACCGCAGCCGCGCGAGTTCTTCGATCCGGACCAGTCCCCTCCCCGCCTGATGCGCCTGTCGGAAAAGCTCTCCAGACTCGCCGATCTGCCGGTCGACTGGGTGCTGCTGCTGCGCTTCGACGAGAAACTCGCCAATCTGGCGCCGGAGGACTTCGTCCGCCGGATACTGGTGGAGCGGCTGCACGTCCGCCACCTCATCGTCGGCGACGACTTTCGTTTCGGCCGCGGCCGCGCCGGCGACCACGAATTGCTATGCCGCCTGGGCCGGCTCCACGGCTTCACGGTGAGCGATACCGAATCGGTGACGGTCGACGGCTTCCGCGTCAGCAGCACCCGGGTACGGGAGGCGCTTTGGCGGGGCGACATGGCCGGGGCGGCCAGACTGCTGGGCAGACCCTATGCCTTGCGCGGACGCGTGGTCCATGGCGACCAGCTCGGCCGCCGGCTGGGCTTTCCCACCGCCAACATCGAACTGCGCCGCGAAAACATTCCGGTGCAAGGCGTATTTGCCGTTACAATGTCGGGCATTTCAGCCGAAGCTTGGCCCGGTGTGGCCAACATCGGCATCAGGCCGACCGTGAGCGGCAGCCGCAAGGCCATGCTGGAAACCCATTTGTTCGATTTCACCGGCGATCTGTACGGGCGCCGGGTGGAAGTCCATCTGCACCACAAGCTTCGCGACGAGATGCGGTTTGCCGACATCGAAGACCTGAAGGAACAGATTGCCCGCGATGCCGCCGCCGCGCGCGGCCATTTCGCGGCAGGCTGA
- the proB gene encoding glutamate 5-kinase — MQSRSELPGSRRVIVKIGSTLLTAGGKGLDQAAIGQWVQQIAELRQRGIQVVLVSSGSVAEGMSRLGWKTRPHRLNELQAAASVGQMGLVQTYESLFKRHGLQTAQILLTHDDLSNRERYLNSRSTILTLLQLGVIPVINENDTVTTEEIRFGDNDTLGALVANAVEADLLIILTDQAGLFERNPSIDSTAPLVQQAGINDPRLSAMVGDSLSGLGRGGMITKLRAARLAARSGTATVIASGRETGVLPRILGGDNLGTLLIPDVSPLIARKRWMAGQLKLKGSFVVDEGAERVLQEAGKSLLPIGVTAVEGEFRRGDLVACLNQAGREIARGLTNYSAEESRLIMRQPSTRIEEILGYVDEAELIHRDNLVLS, encoded by the coding sequence ATGCAGAGCAGGAGTGAGCTCCCCGGCAGCCGGCGCGTCATCGTCAAGATCGGCAGCACCCTGCTGACCGCGGGCGGCAAGGGCCTGGACCAGGCCGCGATCGGCCAGTGGGTGCAGCAGATCGCCGAGCTACGCCAACGCGGGATACAGGTGGTATTGGTATCCTCGGGCTCGGTCGCGGAAGGCATGTCGCGACTGGGCTGGAAAACCCGCCCCCACCGGCTGAACGAGCTTCAGGCCGCCGCCTCCGTCGGCCAGATGGGGCTGGTGCAGACCTATGAAAGCCTGTTCAAGCGGCACGGCCTGCAGACCGCCCAGATCCTCCTGACCCACGACGACCTGTCGAACCGGGAGCGCTATCTCAATTCGCGCAGCACCATACTCACTCTGCTCCAACTCGGGGTCATCCCTGTCATCAACGAAAACGACACCGTCACGACCGAGGAAATCCGCTTCGGCGACAACGATACGCTGGGCGCATTGGTGGCAAACGCGGTCGAGGCCGATCTCCTCATCATTCTGACCGACCAGGCCGGGCTGTTCGAACGCAACCCGTCCATCGATTCCACCGCGCCGCTGGTCCAGCAGGCCGGCATCAACGATCCGCGCCTCAGCGCCATGGTCGGGGACAGCCTGAGCGGCCTCGGCCGCGGCGGCATGATTACGAAACTGCGCGCCGCCCGTCTGGCCGCCCGCTCGGGAACGGCCACCGTCATCGCCAGCGGCAGGGAAACCGGCGTGCTTCCGCGCATCCTCGGGGGCGACAACCTCGGCACGCTACTGATCCCTGACGTCTCCCCTCTGATCGCCCGCAAGCGTTGGATGGCCGGGCAACTCAAATTGAAAGGGAGCTTCGTAGTCGACGAGGGCGCCGAGCGGGTGCTACAGGAGGCCGGCAAGAGCCTGTTGCCGATCGGCGTGACCGCCGTGGAGGGAGAGTTCCGGCGCGGGGATCTGGTGGCCTGCCTGAATCAGGCCGGGCGGGAAATCGCGCGAGGACTGACCAACTACAGCGCGGAAGAATCCCGCCTCATCATGCGCCAGCCGAGTACGCGCATCGAGGAGATCCTGGGATACGTGGACGAGGCCGAACTCATCCACCGCGACAATCTGGTGCTGAGTTGA
- the murJ gene encoding murein biosynthesis integral membrane protein MurJ, which translates to MTLISRLLGFVRDMLIARTFGADAATDAFFVAFRIPNFLRRLFAEGAFSQGLVPILSELRAGTDDAATRRAIGRMAGTLALTALLLTALGMAAAPILTLLFAPGFHDQPIQYEMAVEMLRITFPYLFFVTLTAFAGGVLHTWGQFAVPALTPALLNLAMIAAALWLAPRMERPVEALAWGVFAAGILQLVFQLPSLWGIRQIALPRPAWRDREVLRMFKLMGPAILGVSATQINLLLDTLVASFLVSGSVSWLYYSDRLVELPQGLLGVAIGTAILPHLSANHLGRDRDGFSRALDWALRWVALLGLPATLGLMILAKPLVSTLFEHNAFSSYDVEMASRSLVTYAAGLPGAIAVKALASGFSARRDVRTPLRYSLHAIGANCALAPALAFLLAPHGWGHAGLALATAVAASLNASLLLGKLLAEQAYRPGASWRSFAARLVVANTAMSALLVQALDSPWADWSTPDRIVHLALWLGAGIAIYLLCLLLTGLRPHHLLLPERA; encoded by the coding sequence ATGACACTGATTTCACGTCTGCTGGGCTTCGTCCGCGACATGCTCATCGCGCGGACCTTCGGCGCCGATGCGGCAACGGACGCATTCTTCGTCGCTTTCAGAATCCCCAATTTCCTGCGCCGGCTTTTCGCCGAAGGGGCTTTCTCGCAGGGACTGGTGCCGATCCTGTCGGAACTGCGCGCCGGCACGGACGATGCGGCGACCCGGCGCGCCATCGGCCGGATGGCCGGAACCCTGGCGCTCACCGCCTTGCTGCTCACCGCGCTGGGCATGGCGGCCGCGCCGATCCTGACCCTGCTGTTCGCGCCGGGCTTTCATGACCAGCCCATCCAGTACGAAATGGCGGTGGAGATGCTGCGCATCACCTTCCCTTACCTTTTCTTCGTCACGCTGACGGCATTCGCCGGCGGAGTCCTGCATACCTGGGGGCAATTCGCCGTGCCCGCCCTGACCCCTGCCCTGCTCAACCTGGCGATGATCGCCGCCGCACTGTGGCTGGCGCCGCGGATGGAACGGCCGGTCGAAGCCCTGGCCTGGGGCGTTTTCGCCGCCGGTATCCTGCAACTGGTCTTTCAGCTTCCCTCGCTCTGGGGCATTCGCCAGATCGCCCTGCCGCGCCCGGCCTGGCGAGACCGGGAGGTCCTGCGCATGTTCAAGCTGATGGGGCCGGCTATCCTCGGCGTTTCCGCGACCCAGATCAACCTGCTGCTGGACACGCTGGTGGCCTCGTTCCTGGTCTCCGGCAGCGTATCCTGGTTATATTACTCGGACCGGCTGGTGGAGCTGCCGCAGGGGCTTCTGGGCGTGGCGATCGGAACGGCCATCCTGCCCCATCTGTCCGCCAACCATCTCGGCCGCGACCGCGACGGTTTTTCCCGTGCGCTGGACTGGGCCTTGCGCTGGGTCGCCTTGCTCGGCCTGCCCGCGACGCTGGGATTGATGATTCTCGCCAAACCTCTGGTATCCACCCTGTTCGAGCACAACGCATTTTCATCTTACGACGTGGAGATGGCGAGCCGCAGCCTCGTCACCTACGCGGCGGGCCTGCCGGGCGCGATCGCCGTCAAGGCGCTGGCCTCCGGATTCAGCGCCCGCCGGGATGTCCGCACCCCACTGCGGTACAGCCTCCACGCCATCGGCGCCAATTGCGCGCTGGCGCCCGCCCTGGCCTTTCTCCTGGCGCCCCACGGCTGGGGACATGCCGGCCTGGCCTTGGCGACCGCGGTGGCGGCTTCTCTCAACGCATCGCTGCTGCTCGGCAAGCTGCTGGCCGAACAGGCCTACCGGCCGGGTGCTTCGTGGCGCAGCTTCGCGGCCCGCCTGGTGGTGGCGAACACAGCGATGAGCGCGCTGCTGGTCCAAGCCCTGGACTCCCCTTGGGCCGACTGGTCCACACCGGATCGCATCGTCCATCTCGCCCTGTGGCTCGGCGCCGGCATCGCCATCTATCTGCTGTGCCTGCTGCTGACGGGCCTGCGGCCCCATCACCTGCTCCTGCCCGAACGGGCATAA
- the rpmA gene encoding 50S ribosomal protein L27, with amino-acid sequence MAHKKAGGSSRNGRDSESKRLGVKRFGGQIVQAGNIIVRQRGTHFHPGENVGCGRDYTLFALTEGRVEFKVKGPVGRKYVSVVPV; translated from the coding sequence ATGGCACATAAGAAAGCAGGCGGCAGCTCCCGCAACGGCCGCGACTCCGAATCCAAGCGACTGGGCGTGAAGCGCTTCGGCGGCCAGATCGTCCAGGCCGGCAACATCATCGTCCGCCAGCGCGGCACCCACTTCCACCCCGGCGAAAACGTCGGCTGCGGACGCGACTATACGCTGTTCGCCCTCACCGAGGGCCGCGTGGAATTCAAGGTCAAGGGTCCGGTCGGGCGCAAGTATGTTTCGGTGGTTCCCGTCTGA
- the rplU gene encoding 50S ribosomal protein L21, producing the protein MYAVIQTGGKQYRVQPGDKVKVESLDAEAGQEVAFENVLLIQSDDGIKVGQPFVSGGKVTGTVVANGRHPKIRIVKFRRRKHHMKQAGHRQNYTEVQINEITA; encoded by the coding sequence ATGTACGCTGTTATCCAGACGGGCGGCAAGCAATACCGCGTCCAACCCGGCGACAAGGTGAAGGTCGAGTCACTCGACGCTGAAGCCGGTCAAGAAGTCGCTTTCGAAAACGTCCTGCTGATCCAGTCCGATGACGGGATCAAGGTCGGACAGCCGTTCGTCTCGGGCGGCAAGGTGACCGGCACGGTCGTCGCAAACGGACGCCACCCGAAAATCCGGATCGTCAAGTTCCGCCGCCGCAAGCATCATATGAAGCAGGCCGGCCATCGCCAGAACTACACCGAAGTCCAGATCAACGAGATTACGGCGTAA
- the rpsT gene encoding 30S ribosomal protein S20 has product MANIASAKKRARQAENNRAHNAALRSRLRTYIKKVILAVDSGDLTKAQEAFRQAVPIIDSSVNKGLIHRNKAARSKSRLNARVKALALQAAS; this is encoded by the coding sequence TTGGCTAATATCGCTTCCGCGAAAAAGCGCGCTCGGCAGGCGGAAAATAACCGTGCACACAATGCCGCCCTGCGTAGCCGTCTCCGCACGTACATCAAGAAAGTCATCCTGGCGGTGGATTCCGGCGATCTGACGAAGGCGCAGGAAGCGTTCCGGCAGGCCGTGCCCATCATCGATTCTTCGGTGAACAAGGGGCTGATTCATCGCAACAAGGCGGCGCGCAGCAAGAGCCGCCTGAACGCCCGCGTCAAGGCGCTGGCACTGCAGGCTGCTTCCTGA